A genomic segment from Lentimicrobium sp. L6 encodes:
- a CDS encoding TlpA disulfide reductase family protein — translation MKRINFNLLYYLLFLFLLFSCTSKTSKNESIFEKPQKVIITGEIINYNPHSDDYFIKFGFDDLFDNQKTFDIEITENGYFKTSFESFFPSNYFFYYQNTIPFYAFPGDSIHFVFHNDSLKKAFNKYTHMSSIQYSGNYSQMTTEYFEYQQYFYQEVYDWDNEGYLPQRLDSSEYLSYINVERKKYYQEKSNEFLNNKTRSSFFKEWLKHELKYLALKDLIRYKTNKLNRGSYSYKDNFLPENYSFILEQTNFDHINAVCNWNYRSFIRASQRYLASHNLPSDSLEILFQHYKNKERITAFKIQEKMIQKSSSGFGKDLLMGGLYYQLLELRDLETFSYFEDDLLISNSFVKNYLLSKYNELVGFSNSKSTTGINTHSKKTLNNQIFDSIIELYPNKVLYIDIWAPWCGPCMGGIEDSRRLKRKFEDKDIVFIYLGYNCSKISWETTINEKKIKGEHFHLSNNQSSVLSNRFKITGIPRYIIVNKKGEITNTDASSPYEFETLKEEFERLLKE, via the coding sequence ATGAAACGCATCAACTTCAATTTACTTTATTACTTATTATTCTTATTTCTTTTATTCAGTTGCACTTCCAAAACATCAAAAAACGAAAGCATATTCGAGAAACCCCAAAAGGTGATTATAACAGGTGAAATCATCAATTACAATCCTCATAGTGACGATTATTTTATCAAATTTGGATTTGATGATTTATTCGATAATCAAAAAACATTTGATATCGAAATAACTGAAAATGGGTATTTCAAAACCTCATTTGAAAGTTTTTTCCCTTCCAATTATTTTTTCTATTATCAGAATACCATTCCTTTTTATGCTTTCCCAGGTGATAGCATCCATTTTGTTTTTCATAATGACTCTTTAAAAAAGGCCTTTAACAAATACACTCATATGAGTTCCATTCAATATTCAGGAAATTATAGTCAAATGACAACTGAATATTTCGAGTATCAGCAATATTTTTATCAAGAAGTCTATGATTGGGATAACGAAGGCTATTTACCTCAAAGACTAGATTCTAGTGAATATTTAAGTTACATAAATGTAGAACGAAAAAAATATTATCAAGAAAAATCAAATGAGTTCCTAAATAATAAAACTCGAAGTTCTTTTTTTAAAGAATGGCTCAAGCATGAGCTAAAATACTTAGCTCTAAAAGACTTAATTCGCTACAAAACCAATAAACTCAATAGAGGTAGCTATTCTTATAAAGATAACTTCCTTCCTGAAAATTATAGTTTCATACTAGAGCAGACTAATTTTGACCATATAAATGCAGTATGTAATTGGAACTACAGATCATTTATTAGAGCCAGTCAAAGGTACTTAGCAAGCCATAACCTACCTTCAGATTCTCTTGAAATCCTATTCCAACATTACAAAAACAAAGAAAGAATCACTGCATTTAAGATTCAGGAAAAAATGATTCAGAAATCATCTTCTGGATTTGGGAAAGATTTACTGATGGGAGGTCTATACTACCAACTATTGGAATTGAGAGACCTAGAGACATTTTCATATTTTGAAGATGATTTATTAATTTCTAACTCATTTGTAAAGAATTATCTTTTATCTAAATACAATGAGTTAGTTGGGTTCTCTAATTCAAAATCAACAACGGGGATAAATACTCACTCAAAAAAAACACTCAATAATCAAATATTTGATAGTATTATTGAATTATACCCTAACAAAGTTTTATACATAGATATTTGGGCGCCATGGTGCGGGCCCTGTATGGGAGGCATAGAAGATTCTAGAAGACTCAAGCGCAAGTTTGAAGATAAAGACATTGTATTCATATATTTAGGATATAACTGCTCTAAAATCTCATGGGAAACTACAATCAACGAGAAAAAGATAAAGGGTGAACACTTTCACCTATCTAATAATCAGAGTTCCGTTTTGAGTAATCGATTTAAAATAACAGGAATACCAAGATATATAATCGTCAATAAAAAAGGAGAAATTACCAACACAGATGCATCTTCTCCTTATGAATTTGAAACTCTAAAAGAAGAATTTGAACGGCTCTTAAAAGAATAA
- a CDS encoding 3-hydroxyacyl-CoA dehydrogenase family protein, which produces MTYEERLQNVTVLGAAGKMGSGILLLTAVEMTNLSLKPENKGKTFVLNAMDLSDEGLHGLMKYVKSQVLKIAEKQTVWLRSVYADRADLIENGEIIEQYIFDVLNMIRPTTAMEVAYRSHLVFEAVSENPDLKVKILSQIDSNNPKKPWFFTNTSSVPISLIDEGAKLGGRVLGFHFYNPPAIQKLVELITTSSTLPEMKEFALAYAKGLKKIVVPANDIAGFIGNGHFMRDGLHGLSEVKNLCVKYTFPEAVYIMNKVSQDFLVRPMGIFQLIDYVGIDVMQFIMKVMNPYMENENLHSDIIDQFIELGIKGGQMSSGAQKDGFLKYEKGQPVAAFDPQTKEYVSFETFAEKCDAQIGALPEGAIPWKKAVRLKNKEEVFGNFFGQMKSMDSLGAQLATKYGSRSNEIGTALINDGVAANKEAVNTVMLTGFFHAYGPINDFFN; this is translated from the coding sequence ATGACTTACGAAGAAAGATTGCAAAATGTAACAGTTTTAGGAGCTGCCGGAAAAATGGGTAGCGGAATACTACTGTTAACCGCGGTTGAAATGACCAATTTGAGTCTTAAGCCGGAAAACAAAGGAAAAACATTTGTGCTGAATGCCATGGATTTATCTGACGAGGGACTTCATGGCCTCATGAAATATGTAAAATCTCAGGTTTTGAAAATTGCCGAAAAGCAAACAGTATGGCTTCGTTCGGTATATGCTGACAGAGCAGATTTAATAGAAAATGGCGAAATTATTGAGCAATATATCTTTGATGTTCTGAATATGATTCGCCCAACCACCGCTATGGAAGTAGCTTATCGTTCTCATTTGGTTTTTGAGGCCGTTAGTGAAAATCCAGATTTAAAAGTAAAGATATTATCACAAATAGATAGCAACAACCCTAAGAAACCTTGGTTCTTCACCAATACCAGTTCGGTTCCTATCAGCCTAATAGACGAAGGCGCAAAATTAGGAGGACGAGTTTTAGGTTTCCATTTCTACAATCCTCCAGCTATTCAAAAGTTGGTTGAATTAATCACAACCTCTTCTACGCTCCCAGAGATGAAAGAGTTTGCTCTTGCCTATGCCAAAGGATTAAAGAAAATTGTAGTTCCGGCAAATGACATAGCTGGTTTTATTGGCAATGGCCATTTTATGCGCGATGGTCTTCATGGCTTAAGCGAAGTTAAAAACCTATGCGTTAAATATACTTTCCCTGAGGCTGTTTATATCATGAATAAAGTGAGTCAAGATTTCTTAGTTCGCCCCATGGGGATATTTCAGCTGATTGATTATGTAGGAATTGACGTAATGCAATTTATCATGAAAGTGATGAACCCATATATGGAAAATGAAAATCTTCATAGTGATATTATAGACCAATTTATTGAACTTGGAATAAAAGGAGGTCAGATGAGTAGTGGCGCTCAAAAAGATGGCTTCTTGAAATACGAAAAAGGGCAACCTGTAGCCGCTTTTGATCCTCAAACCAAAGAATATGTTTCATTTGAAACTTTCGCTGAAAAATGTGATGCACAAATTGGAGCATTACCCGAAGGTGCCATTCCTTGGAAAAAAGCCGTAAGATTAAAAAATAAAGAAGAAGTATTTGGTAATTTCTTTGGACAAATGAAATCCATGGATTCACTTGGAGCTCAATTGGCTACAAAATACGGCTCTCGTTCCAACGAAATCGGAACTGCTTTAATTAATGATGGTGTGGCAGCAAACAAAGAAGCGGTTAATACTGTAATGCTGACTGGATTTTTCCATGCCTACGGTCCTATCAATGATTTTTTCAATTAA
- a CDS encoding rhomboid family intramembrane serine protease — protein sequence MSSQKEKIELLKAGFYPLVLLLIMWVVKLVEYLFEIRFSFLGVYPLELKGIPGIILMPFLHSDWGHLISNSTPFMFLGTLLFYFYRDVAWKILLLIWVLSGIWLWLGARDAYHIGASGVVYGLASFLFVSGIIRNNRRLLTLTMIVAFLYGSMIWGFFPEFFPDKNISWEGHLFGFVSGALMAFYFRKEGPEEEVFVWDDSDVPDDENAYWRSTTPADKTALDEKARPTRIHYHYKKEKKN from the coding sequence ATGTCTTCACAAAAAGAAAAAATAGAATTATTAAAAGCCGGGTTTTATCCCCTTGTCTTACTACTTATTATGTGGGTGGTGAAGTTGGTGGAGTATTTATTTGAAATCCGCTTTTCATTTTTAGGCGTTTATCCGCTCGAGTTGAAAGGAATTCCAGGAATCATTCTCATGCCATTTTTACATAGCGATTGGGGTCATTTGATATCCAATTCTACACCCTTTATGTTTTTAGGAACTTTGCTTTTCTATTTTTATAGAGATGTGGCTTGGAAAATCCTCCTCCTCATTTGGGTTTTAAGTGGAATATGGCTTTGGTTAGGAGCTCGCGATGCTTATCATATTGGTGCCAGTGGGGTAGTTTATGGTTTGGCTTCTTTTCTTTTTGTTTCGGGAATCATAAGAAATAATAGAAGATTACTTACCTTAACCATGATAGTCGCCTTTTTATATGGAAGTATGATTTGGGGATTCTTTCCAGAATTTTTCCCTGATAAGAACATCAGTTGGGAAGGCCACTTATTTGGATTTGTCTCTGGAGCTTTAATGGCCTTCTATTTTAGAAAGGAAGGACCAGAAGAGGAGGTTTTTGTATGGGATGATAGTGATGTGCCAGATGATGAAAATGCTTATTGGCGTTCCACTACTCCAGCAGATAAAACGGCTTTAGACGAAAAGGCTCGACCTACTCGAATTCATTATCATTATAAGAAGGAAAAAAAGAATTGA
- a CDS encoding enoyl-CoA hydratase/isomerase family protein — protein MTYEILQINQKDGIALVTISRPKAMNALNTRFFEEMDYAVSQFKTDENLRAVIITGEGKAFVAGADIAEMKNKTPEEGSIFATRGQATFSSFAELHIPVIAAINGFALGGGLELAMGADFRIASTKAKFGQPEVNLGLIPGFAGTQRLSRLVGLADALFLLTTAEMIGAEDALRIGLVQKVVEPEALIDTCMQIAKTIAGKGPQAVSKVKSVTHKGFDMSLEEGNKLEAEQFGSLFGKGSEGTEGMAAFLEKRKPNWQTGY, from the coding sequence ATGACATACGAAATTTTACAAATCAATCAAAAAGATGGAATTGCACTTGTAACCATCAGCCGACCAAAAGCAATGAATGCACTCAATACCCGTTTTTTTGAAGAAATGGATTATGCTGTTTCTCAATTTAAAACTGACGAAAACCTAAGGGCGGTTATCATCACTGGAGAAGGAAAAGCATTTGTAGCTGGAGCAGACATTGCAGAGATGAAAAACAAAACGCCAGAGGAAGGTAGCATATTCGCCACTCGTGGACAAGCTACTTTTTCGAGTTTTGCAGAATTGCATATTCCTGTTATAGCTGCCATTAATGGATTTGCTTTAGGTGGCGGTTTAGAATTGGCCATGGGAGCAGATTTCAGAATTGCGAGTACCAAAGCAAAATTTGGTCAGCCAGAAGTTAATCTTGGTCTTATTCCTGGTTTTGCAGGAACCCAAAGACTCAGTAGGCTTGTAGGACTAGCCGACGCCCTATTTTTACTCACCACAGCCGAAATGATTGGAGCAGAGGATGCTTTAAGAATAGGTTTGGTGCAAAAAGTGGTAGAACCTGAAGCATTAATAGATACTTGTATGCAAATTGCTAAAACCATAGCAGGGAAAGGGCCTCAAGCAGTTTCTAAAGTAAAATCAGTTACTCATAAAGGCTTTGATATGTCTTTAGAGGAGGGTAATAAACTAGAAGCTGAGCAATTTGGAAGCCTATTTGGTAAAGGCTCAGAAGGTACTGAAGGCATGGCTGCATTTTTAGAAAAAAGAAAGCCCAACTGGCAAACTGGATATTAG
- a CDS encoding 3-oxoacyl-ACP synthase III family protein has product MKYLNTLITGMGSYIPSEVVKNETFVKQDFYSEKQERLDGPGEEIISKFNEITGIRERRYLKKDQLVSDMAAEAAKKAIEDANIDPETIDQIICAHNFGDIHHGSTQTDILPSLASRVKYILNIKNPSCTAYDILFGCPGWVQGMIQADAFGKAGLGKRFLVIGAEALSRVTDPYDRDSMIYSDGAGAAIVETVEEDEKRGMLSSSMQTDTADEAYFLFMGKSNKPGYKPDTKYIKMFGRKIYEYAISNVPAAMKLALDRADLGISDVKKVLIHQANEKMDEAIVKRFYRLYKEKMPEKIMPMSIGLLGNSSVATVPTLYDKILRNDCPEHEINKDDILIFASVGAGMNINSFVYKK; this is encoded by the coding sequence ATGAAGTACTTAAATACTTTAATCACAGGAATGGGAAGCTATATTCCCAGTGAAGTTGTGAAGAATGAGACTTTTGTTAAACAAGATTTTTACTCAGAGAAACAAGAAAGACTAGACGGACCAGGGGAGGAAATCATTAGCAAATTCAATGAAATTACGGGTATTAGAGAACGTCGGTATTTAAAAAAAGATCAATTGGTTTCTGATATGGCCGCTGAAGCTGCAAAGAAAGCTATTGAAGATGCAAATATAGATCCCGAAACTATTGACCAAATCATTTGCGCACATAATTTCGGTGATATTCATCATGGAAGCACACAAACCGACATATTACCTAGTTTAGCCTCTAGAGTTAAATATATTCTAAATATTAAAAACCCTTCTTGCACTGCATACGATATCCTTTTTGGATGTCCTGGTTGGGTTCAAGGCATGATACAAGCAGATGCCTTTGGAAAAGCAGGTTTGGGAAAACGATTTCTAGTGATTGGCGCTGAAGCCTTAAGTAGAGTGACCGATCCTTATGACAGAGATTCTATGATTTATTCTGATGGAGCTGGTGCAGCTATTGTGGAAACAGTTGAAGAGGATGAGAAAAGAGGAATGTTAAGTTCTTCCATGCAAACAGACACGGCCGATGAGGCATATTTCCTATTTATGGGAAAATCCAATAAACCAGGTTACAAACCAGATACCAAGTATATAAAGATGTTTGGTAGAAAGATATATGAATATGCTATCTCTAATGTTCCTGCCGCCATGAAACTGGCTTTAGATAGAGCTGATTTAGGTATATCAGATGTGAAAAAAGTCTTGATACATCAAGCCAATGAAAAAATGGATGAAGCCATAGTAAAAAGGTTCTATAGACTATATAAAGAAAAAATGCCTGAAAAAATCATGCCTATGAGCATCGGTTTGTTAGGGAATAGCTCTGTGGCTACAGTACCAACTCTTTATGATAAAATCCTAAGAAACGACTGCCCTGAACATGAGATTAATAAAGACGATATTTTAATATTTGCTTCTGTTGGTGCGGGAATGAATATTAACTCCTTTGTTTACAAAAAGTAG
- a CDS encoding MFS transporter, whose translation MSNIFKRFPRTFWVANTIELFERFAWYGFFMLFANYLTKSSDFGGLEFSQNQKALIMSVGTGILYFLPVITGAIADKWGYKKVLILSFFIYASAFILMPMFDTFTGVFLIYLYLAVGAALFKPVISATVAKTTTDRTASIGFGIFYMMVNIGSFLGPLLTLAFKDTSYELVFYISAAIISVNFILILFYKEPERMETKEPLGETIKQVFRNIFTVLIDFKFVLFLVIAAGFWTMYLQLFYTLPVFIEQWVDTSSWFNYFSANIPFIAETYSIGDQMDPEFITNFDAMFIILFQVLISSIIMRWKALNVMMTGFIISTVGLSLTLITQNPIFIVSSLFIFAIGEMTASPKITEYIGKIAPADKKALYMGYSFIPMFLGNLFTGLVSGPVYQKTSDLVSIVREEAAKIKLDLPEQLSQTEELNALANELNMSHRELVNYLWTSYNPSQIWMVVAGIGAMAAVCLFFYNRYLIKD comes from the coding sequence ATGAGTAATATTTTTAAAAGGTTCCCACGCACTTTTTGGGTGGCGAACACTATTGAGCTATTCGAAAGATTTGCTTGGTATGGATTCTTTATGCTCTTTGCTAACTACCTTACCAAGTCAAGTGATTTTGGCGGATTAGAATTTAGCCAAAACCAAAAAGCACTCATCATGAGTGTTGGGACCGGAATACTCTATTTCCTTCCTGTTATAACTGGAGCTATTGCCGATAAATGGGGCTATAAAAAAGTATTAATCCTCTCCTTTTTCATATACGCATCTGCATTTATTTTAATGCCCATGTTCGACACCTTCACTGGTGTTTTCCTCATATACTTGTACTTAGCTGTAGGTGCAGCTTTATTTAAACCTGTTATCTCTGCTACTGTAGCTAAAACCACTACTGACAGAACAGCCTCCATTGGATTTGGAATATTTTATATGATGGTGAATATTGGTTCCTTCCTTGGCCCCTTACTCACCTTGGCTTTTAAAGATACTTCTTATGAATTGGTATTTTATATTTCTGCAGCCATTATTTCAGTGAATTTCATTCTCATTCTTTTTTATAAAGAGCCTGAAAGAATGGAAACAAAAGAACCTCTTGGAGAGACTATTAAACAAGTTTTTAGAAACATATTTACTGTCCTCATTGATTTTAAGTTTGTATTATTTCTAGTGATTGCTGCAGGCTTCTGGACTATGTATCTACAATTATTCTACACACTTCCTGTTTTCATTGAGCAATGGGTAGATACCTCCTCTTGGTTTAATTATTTCTCAGCAAATATTCCATTTATAGCAGAGACTTATAGCATAGGCGATCAAATGGACCCAGAATTCATCACCAATTTCGACGCTATGTTTATTATCTTGTTTCAGGTTTTAATCAGTAGTATTATCATGCGCTGGAAAGCTTTAAATGTAATGATGACTGGTTTTATAATTTCTACTGTTGGATTAAGTCTCACTCTAATCACCCAAAATCCCATATTTATTGTTTCTTCACTATTTATTTTTGCCATTGGTGAAATGACAGCTTCGCCAAAAATCACGGAATATATCGGAAAAATCGCCCCCGCCGATAAAAAAGCTTTATATATGGGCTATTCTTTTATCCCCATGTTTTTAGGTAATTTATTTACAGGCTTGGTATCTGGACCTGTTTACCAAAAAACTAGTGATTTAGTAAGTATTGTGAGAGAGGAGGCTGCGAAGATCAAGCTTGACTTGCCTGAACAATTAAGTCAAACAGAGGAATTAAACGCCTTAGCCAATGAGCTGAACATGAGTCATAGGGAATTGGTGAATTATCTTTGGACCAGCTATAATCCTTCACAAATCTGGATGGTAGTTGCAGGAATTGGGGCTATGGCAGCTGTGTGTTTATTCTTTTATAATCGCTATTTAATTAAGGATTAA
- a CDS encoding S9 family peptidase, with amino-acid sequence MFKSIVSLLFLSIFSISLIAQDSNTQLLEKLEILESQLDNLQHQFNKVNKQNEDLLWFEKVGDIAFIDKIFIPGPPASNIKSETHMSYGNPLKFWSYVFIPKSVDASKKYPLIVLPHGGVHGDLTTYYTHIVRELMAQGYIVIAPEYRGSTGYGKSYYESIDYGGLENEDVFAARNHMVENYDIVDGSRVGIMGWSHGGMISLMSIFDHPQDYQVAFAGVPVSDLVARMGYMDDGYRALYSADYHIGATAQENIAEYRRRSPAWNTYKMKNTPLLIHTNTNDDDVNVLEVEHLIKSLKADGKAFEYEIYKEIPGGHSFDRIDTRKANEIRIKIYKFLAKELNPPNPIKNMVALRKAAYRF; translated from the coding sequence ATGTTCAAATCAATTGTTTCGTTATTGTTTCTCTCAATTTTCTCAATATCTTTAATTGCTCAAGACTCAAATACTCAATTACTCGAAAAACTGGAAATCCTAGAATCTCAACTCGATAACTTACAACATCAATTTAATAAGGTAAATAAGCAAAACGAAGACCTCCTCTGGTTTGAAAAAGTAGGAGACATAGCTTTTATAGACAAGATTTTTATTCCAGGCCCTCCAGCTTCCAATATCAAAAGTGAAACCCATATGAGTTATGGAAACCCCTTGAAATTTTGGTCTTATGTGTTTATTCCAAAATCAGTGGATGCCAGTAAAAAATATCCTTTAATAGTATTGCCACACGGAGGAGTCCATGGAGATTTAACTACCTATTACACTCATATTGTCCGTGAATTAATGGCTCAGGGATATATAGTCATTGCCCCTGAATATCGTGGAAGCACGGGTTATGGAAAATCGTATTACGAGAGTATAGACTATGGAGGATTAGAGAATGAGGATGTTTTTGCAGCTAGAAATCACATGGTAGAGAATTATGATATTGTGGATGGAAGTAGAGTAGGGATAATGGGCTGGAGTCATGGAGGGATGATTAGTCTGATGAGTATATTCGACCATCCTCAGGATTACCAAGTGGCTTTTGCGGGAGTTCCTGTGAGCGATTTAGTAGCCCGTATGGGATATATGGATGATGGATACAGAGCCTTATATTCGGCAGATTACCATATTGGAGCTACAGCGCAGGAAAACATCGCAGAATACCGTAGGAGGTCGCCAGCATGGAATACCTATAAAATGAAAAATACACCACTTCTGATTCATACCAACACCAACGATGATGATGTAAATGTTTTGGAGGTAGAGCATCTTATCAAATCTCTTAAAGCAGATGGTAAAGCATTTGAATATGAAATATATAAAGAAATTCCAGGAGGACATTCTTTCGATAGAATTGATACAAGAAAAGCCAATGAAATCAGAATTAAAATCTATAAATTTCTGGCCAAAGAACTTAATCCCCCAAATCCAATTAAAAATATGGTTGCTCTGCGTAAGGCAGCTTATCGTTTTTAA
- a CDS encoding RNA polymerase sigma factor RpoD/SigA yields MRQLKINKSITNRENASLDKYLTDIGREDLITAEEEVRLAQRIKEGDEIALNKLVKANLRFVVSVSKQYQNQGLSLPDLINEGNVGLIKAARRFDETRGFKFISYAVWWIRQSILQALAEQSRIVRLPLNQVGSINKIKKTISLLEQQLNRPPSEEEIAKHLETSEVKVNAAMRISSRSVSIDAPLSTDDDTSMVDFIVSDDTPKSDEHLIRESLTQEIQRSLSTLTDKEREVVNLYYGIGMNHGLTLDEIGDKFDLTRERVRQIKEKAIRRLKHPSRSKLLKSYLGQ; encoded by the coding sequence ATGCGCCAGCTAAAAATAAATAAATCGATCACCAACCGTGAAAATGCTTCTTTGGATAAATATCTTACGGATATTGGTCGGGAAGATTTGATCACAGCTGAGGAAGAAGTAAGACTTGCCCAGCGAATAAAAGAAGGAGACGAAATAGCGCTTAACAAACTAGTGAAGGCAAACCTGCGTTTTGTAGTTTCTGTATCTAAACAATATCAGAACCAGGGGCTCAGCCTACCTGACCTTATTAATGAAGGTAATGTGGGTTTAATAAAAGCCGCTCGTAGATTTGATGAAACTAGAGGATTCAAATTTATTTCATACGCCGTATGGTGGATTCGCCAGTCTATTTTGCAGGCCCTTGCTGAGCAATCTCGTATTGTTCGCTTGCCACTTAATCAAGTAGGATCCATTAATAAGATAAAGAAAACCATTTCATTACTAGAACAACAACTAAATCGTCCACCATCGGAGGAGGAAATTGCTAAGCACTTAGAAACTTCTGAAGTTAAGGTAAATGCCGCCATGCGTATTTCAAGTCGCTCTGTTTCTATTGATGCTCCATTGTCAACAGATGATGATACCAGTATGGTTGATTTTATTGTAAGTGATGATACACCAAAATCTGATGAACATCTCATTAGAGAGAGTTTAACTCAGGAAATACAACGTTCGCTATCTACTCTTACCGACAAGGAAAGAGAAGTAGTCAATCTATATTATGGAATAGGAATGAATCATGGATTGACCCTTGATGAAATTGGTGATAAATTTGATTTGACTCGTGAACGCGTTCGTCAGATTAAAGAAAAAGCCATTCGAAGGCTCAAACATCCTTCACGCTCCAAACTACTAAAGTCCTATTTAGGACAATAA
- a CDS encoding L-threonylcarbamoyladenylate synthase yields the protein MIIKIYPENPAQRHLDTVYECLMDGGVIIYPTDTVYAFGCHPCKGKAIERIAQLKGIKKKEADFSFVFSDLSQLSAFTKSFDKSIFKVMKRNLPGPFTFILEASNSIPKIFNNKKKTIGIRIPDHQVALAIVNQLDYPLISSSIHAQDNIIEYNTDPEILYDDFSDKVDIIIDGGYGDNQVSTVVDCVNGDFEIIREGKGILQF from the coding sequence ATGATTATAAAAATATACCCTGAAAATCCCGCACAACGTCATCTTGATACAGTTTATGAATGTCTGATGGATGGAGGAGTCATTATTTATCCAACAGATACGGTTTATGCTTTTGGATGTCATCCTTGCAAAGGAAAGGCCATAGAAAGAATCGCCCAACTCAAAGGCATTAAGAAAAAAGAAGCTGATTTTTCTTTCGTTTTTAGTGATCTGAGTCAGCTGTCCGCCTTTACTAAAAGCTTTGATAAATCAATTTTCAAGGTGATGAAGAGAAACTTACCTGGCCCATTCACCTTTATTTTGGAAGCCAGTAATAGTATTCCAAAAATCTTCAATAATAAGAAGAAAACCATTGGAATCAGGATTCCTGATCATCAAGTTGCTTTGGCTATTGTAAATCAGCTCGATTATCCTTTGATATCATCCTCTATCCATGCGCAAGACAATATTATAGAATACAATACTGATCCTGAAATTCTCTATGATGATTTTTCAGATAAAGTGGATATTATTATCGATGGAGGCTATGGAGATAATCAAGTGAGTACTGTGGTGGATTGTGTGAATGGCGATTTTGAAATCATAAGAGAAGGCAAAGGAATTTTACAGTTTTAG
- a CDS encoding ATP-binding protein encodes MDELIRISDRIVSNTNSDFERYLLYEIEWEDRLIGLTGARGVGKTTLMLQYLKKHSKSSRSWIYVSLDNFYFLKNRLFDFAEEFYLKGGRHLFIDEVHHYPHWSMDIKNLHDIYHDLKIVFSGSSALQIHKAEADLSRRAAIYNLHELSFREYLMLSGKYEGKVYSFEEVLKNHTEISLEITKGKSIIPWFNEYLSEGIYPFFKEAKGQYHERLNSVINIIIERDLQVLEKISYATVYKLKMLVALLADNVPYQVNITALSSKTGLSRDVLLRLLGALDRANLIKNIRLVGSSDGYLTKPDKIYMNNTSLLSSLHSGNVSIKETMRETFFMNQMCKSHVVKSAKEGDFKIDNRYVFEIGGRKKTFEQIADLPDSFIAADDLEVGYHNKIPLWLFGFMY; translated from the coding sequence ATGGATGAATTAATTAGAATTTCGGATAGGATAGTTTCAAATACAAATAGTGATTTTGAAAGGTATTTGTTATATGAAATTGAGTGGGAGGACAGGTTGATTGGATTAACTGGTGCCAGAGGCGTGGGTAAAACCACATTAATGTTGCAATATTTGAAGAAACATTCCAAATCATCTAGATCATGGATATATGTGAGTCTCGATAATTTCTACTTTCTGAAAAATAGATTGTTCGATTTTGCCGAGGAATTCTATTTGAAAGGAGGGAGGCATTTGTTTATAGATGAGGTTCATCATTATCCTCATTGGTCTATGGACATTAAAAACCTCCATGATATTTATCATGATCTGAAAATCGTTTTTTCTGGTTCTTCAGCTTTACAAATTCATAAAGCAGAAGCTGATTTAAGTAGACGGGCTGCAATTTATAATCTTCATGAACTGTCATTTAGAGAATATTTAATGCTTTCGGGCAAGTATGAAGGTAAAGTGTATTCTTTTGAGGAGGTCTTAAAAAATCATACTGAGATATCTTTAGAAATTACCAAGGGGAAGTCTATTATTCCATGGTTCAACGAGTATTTGAGTGAGGGCATTTATCCTTTTTTTAAGGAAGCAAAAGGGCAATATCATGAGCGCTTAAATAGTGTGATTAATATTATTATCGAGCGAGATTTACAAGTCTTGGAAAAGATATCGTATGCCACAGTATATAAACTTAAAATGCTTGTCGCGCTTTTGGCTGATAATGTTCCTTATCAAGTAAATATAACAGCCTTGAGCTCTAAAACCGGTTTGAGTCGAGATGTATTACTTCGTTTATTAGGTGCTTTGGATAGGGCAAATCTGATAAAGAATATCCGTTTAGTAGGTTCGTCTGATGGATATTTAACCAAGCCAGATAAAATCTATATGAATAATACTTCACTTTTATCATCATTGCATTCAGGTAATGTATCTATAAAAGAAACCATGCGAGAAACGTTTTTTATGAATCAAATGTGTAAATCTCATGTGGTGAAATCTGCGAAAGAAGGAGATTTTAAAATTGATAATAGGTATGTGTTTGAAATTGGAGGACGAAAAAAGACCTTTGAACAAATTGCTGATTTACCCGATTCTTTTATAGCAGCTGATGATTTGGAAGTAGGATATCATAATAAAATTCCGCTTTGGCTTTTTGGGTTTATGTATTAA